Proteins encoded together in one Bactrocera neohumeralis isolate Rockhampton chromosome 4, APGP_CSIRO_Bneo_wtdbg2-racon-allhic-juicebox.fasta_v2, whole genome shotgun sequence window:
- the LOC126755590 gene encoding 40S ribosomal protein S16: MQQKRREPVHAVQVFGRKKTATAVAYCKRGHGLLRVNGRPLEQIEPKVLQYKLQEPLLLLGKEKFAGVDIRVRVSGGGHVAQIYAIRQAISKALIAFYQKYVDEASKKEIKDILIQYDRTLLVGDPRRCEPKKFGGPGARARYQKSYR; encoded by the exons ATGCAGCAAAAA CGCAGAGAGCCCGTGCACGCCGTGCAAGTTTTCGGACGCAAG AAAACCGCCACCGCTGTTGCTTACTGCAAGCGTGGACATGGTCTCTTGAGGGTCAATGGCCGTCCTTTGGAACAAATTGAACCCAAAGTTTTGCAATATAAATTGCAGGAACCACTTTTGTTGTTGGGCAAG GAAAAATTCGCTGGCGTAGACATCCGTGTACGTGTTAGCGGTGGTGGTCATGTAGCTCAAATTTATGCCATCCGTCAAGCTATCTCCAAGGCGCTGATCGCTTTCTACCAGAAAT ACGTTGATGAAGCATCCAAGAAGGAAATCAAGGATATCCTCATTCAATACGACAGAACTCTGTTGGTCGGTGATCCACGTCGTTGCGAGCCAAAGAAATTCGGTGGTCCAGGTGCCCGTGCTCGCTACCAAAAATCATATCGTTAA
- the LOC126755578 gene encoding uncharacterized protein LOC126755578, producing MSSGREEGEIDSEEDGLRKRIHELENENAEYEKIKRISESYGDKYGNMYRLNEFNDWEAVQRAGQVPTDASSISSDEFPYPKKKKHKRNKKGKCKMHARRAMQRSHRCTHQRHKHSKRHHRKERLFNPYNENRGIETISLDTTDNSEYEKDNYSIATMDIESTDENAGDITLPLSREELRLALGRGTTERKNNLCSLKERLQPDKFISLDNMEKIQILEESAANSNDAENVVEINSDNSISIEEQELRLIALRSAIMRKHATRKKRNAEIAYSPTDFDDLLVEPVSSVDTDIEELEGDMEISPASSPRLLLSPIQCDEEQNSNISLDTVENQVDNKPVDMELASSDGEQEDNSKNMINTDMSYAQMHDIPLPAGLPIDSGVSMPMAYNYASHGNHTMSYDMYMPALHYSTPLELPTPLLPMSALADTTQPPGTYDMTSRNFNSSDEVTCVKDELAIEPDRGSLSPKSSTMEIIQQEDTQDAPEDCSDEEEAEALRALLLSQRQMAKTTKSNGLIQIRKQSPTHAQKTNEDDKSAESIIKSNAKPTPTESILKEAVRRLKVKTFENVENAHAQDYQAESDTHAPRLTIKAFARCKDIDEEVFAHAQPPHIAENATTAFKVQSTNFNNAFSNHEESLQCKSTPEILGSQTNSHENVATSAPIKRRLDNMQAVEQKITVKELTKIADSLHSSEDSNGLPLQQSQRTHHTYETQAKKQKKTMEETNHAPATDLKDFQGEMHTKEISTQEGDPNSSGEKENKEISSATKNKNENAIAKTVKVLPKNKVNAPLTTAKNVTAPPKISVAPPSKVIKPLAQQLKIVKPNKVINKNLEVQQRTQKADNLSLPKKPDASSQPSRILTPTTLPNIKVKKLIIRVGDTDSSSEDEEIIRNQTLERCIGLATARTNTPDSLANVLNENVYGGKACSTPTEMANAQTNDDLSNASSAKDNIVGEAFEKKLENFLKNIRSKTLQTSEHAEHAHARVRKLSSSNGAQTRTPTAVRSLPIASQEEYKRLVHRMKILERQKQLKKMQNSLIEDAEKYTKTKNENAKNNVRNFDDAKAHNSAYANVEVTSSATQTCSEEPSAVSEKSVEIHSEKSTPNKSLTVTQTPPTATPPQNQQALTDKLRSWETIYTSISNNIISRLDKSLQLVNEAKSAKIAKMRHEQRLKELRHEMEQTQRKMKEEQVKITRIHPQICASNELIAKLKQKRAKVLEMAVKLGKSVKGDDYRLNNDLKNEIAHKTKGLATHIKLVNSIRYSDLDVLDKMPAAKSPDNSTNTVNAPHNQNACDKLVSKQPPLRDHDKSKACEAHESAVIILPTHAASETRADAEAEAQVYKQSNAQEAIESCDKQCVVEPASSLEAAATCIEKALVEEEQPTPCASGKEVLDEDCAPAAESMTTLKTEVVLQQGRTLRDYVSPLQHLRSESGKWNPNDIICPYELMGQCEDKDCSYKHLKMCA from the exons ATGTCGAGTGGACGCGAAGAAGGAGAAATCGATTCAGAGGAAGATGGTCTGCGAAAACGCATACATGagcttgaaaatgaaaatgctgAATATGAAAAGATTAAACGAATTTCCGAAAGTTATGGGGATAAATATG GTAACATGTATAGACTGAATGAATTTAATGACTGGGAAGCTGTACAACGCGCTGGTCAAGTGCCCACCGATGCCTCCTCAATTTCTTCCGATGAATTTCCCTATCCTAAAAAGAAAaagcataaaagaaataaaaaaggtaaATGCAAAATGCATGCGCGACGTGCAATGCAGCGCAGTCATCGTTGTACGCATCAGCGGCACAAGCACAGTAAAAGACATCACCGGAAAGAACGTCTCTTCAATCCTTACAATGAAAATCGTGGTATTGAAACAATATCTCTGGATACCACCGATAATAGTGAATATGAGAAGGATAACTACTCCATAGCTACCATGGATATTGAAAGTACAGATGAAAATGCTGGTGACATAACATTACCGTTAAGTCGTGAGGAACTCCGTTTGGCACTGGGACGTGGTACGACTGAAAGGAAAAATAATCTCTGCTCATTAAAAGAACGTTTGCAACCggataaatttatttcattagaCAACATGGAAAAGATACAAATATTGGAAGAATCTGCAGCGAATTCGAATGATGCCGAAAATGTTGTAGAAATCAACAGTGATAATTCCATTTCAATTGAAGAGCAAGAATTGCGTTTAATTGCGCTTAGATCAGCGATAATGCGTAAACATGCGACACGTAAAAAACGTAATGCCGAGATTGCCTATTCGCCAACCGATTTTGATGACCTGCTGGTTGAACCCGTCAGTTCAGTCGATACGGATATTGAGGAATTAGAGGGTGATATGGAAATAAGTCCGGCTAGTTCACCCCGCTTGCTACTCAGTCCCATACAGTGTGACGAAGAACAAAATAGTAACATTAGTTTGGACACTGTGGAGAATCAAGTGGACAATAAACCTGTCGATATGGAATTAGCAAGTAGTGATGGCGAACAGGAAGACAACAGTAAGAATATGATCAACACCGATATGTCTTATGCACAAATGCACGATATACCGCTACCAGCTGGTCTACCAATAGATAGTGGTGTCAGTATGCCTATGGCATACAATTATGCAAGTCATGGCAATCACACGATGTCCTACGATATGTATATGCCGGCGTTGCATTACAGCACGCCACTGGAGTTGCCAACGCCACTGTTGCCAATGTCTGCCTTAGCAGACACAACCCAACCCCCGGGTACGTATGACATGACGTCACGGAATTTCAATAGCAGTGACGAGGTCACGTGTGTTAAAGATGAGCTTGCCATTGAGCCTGACAGAGGGAGCCTGTCGCCCAAATCATCAACTATGGAGATTATACAGCAAGAAGACACACAAGACGCTCCGGAGGATTGCAGTGATGAAGAAGAGGCGGAAGCTTTGCGCGCCTTATTGCTATCTCAGCGACAAATGGCGAAAACCACAAAATCGAATGGCTTGATACAAATACGTAAACAATCGCCAACGCATGCGCAAAAAACAAATGAGGATGACAAAAGTGCTGAAAGCATCATAAAATCTAATGCTAAGCCCACGCCTACAGAGTCGATTTTGAAAGAAGCTGTACGCCGTTTAAAAgttaaaacatttgaaaatgttgagAATGCGCATGCGCAGGATTATCAAGCCGAGTCTGATACGCATGCGCCACGTTTGACGATAAAAGCTTTTGCGCGTTGCAAAGACATTGACGAAGAAGtatttgcgcatgcgcaaccaCCGCATATAGCTGAGAATGCGACAACAGCTTTTAAGGTACAATCAACGAACTTTAATAACGCATTTAGTAATCACGAAGAGAGCTTACAATGCAAGAGCACTCCCGAAATTTTGGGCTCACAAACGAATTCGCACGAAAATGTTGCAACATCTGCACCCATCAAGCGGCGCTTGGACAATATGCAGGCGGTAGAACAAAAGATAACTGTAAAAGAGCTGACAAAGATTGCTGACAGCCTACACTCATCAGAAGACAGTAATGGTTTGCCGTTGCAACAAAGCCAAAGAACACATCACACTTATGAAACGCAAGCCAAGAAACAGAAAAAGACTATGGAAGAGACAAACCATGCGCCTGCCACAGATTTGAAGGACTTTCAAGGCGAAATGCATACAAAAGAGATTAGTACACAAGAAGGCGATCCCAATAGCAGTGGTGAGAAGGAAAACAAAGAGATATCCAGCGCAACGaagaacaaaaacgaaaatgctATTGCCAAAACTGTGAAGGTGCTGCCGAAGAATAAAGTCAATGCTCCACTCACTACAGCGAAAAACGTAACAGCACCGCCTAAAATTAGCGTAGCACCACCGTCGAAGGTCATAAAGCCACTAGCGCAACAGTTGAAAATTGTAAAGCCCAACAAAGTCATCAATAAAAACCTAGAAGTACAGCAGCGCACACAAAAGGCGGATAATCTCAGCCTGCCGAAAAAGCCTGACGCCAGCAGCCAGCCATCGCGCATACTAACACCCACCACGCTGCCGAATATAAAGGTTAAAAAACTCATCATACGTGTAGGTGACACGGATTCCTCCTCGGAGGACGAGGAGATTATACGCAACCAAACTTTGGAACGTTGCATCGGGCTGGCGACCGCGCGCACCAACACACCCGATTCGCTGGCTAATGTGCTGAACGAGAATGTCTACGGCGGCAAAGCGTGTAGCACGCCAACGGaaatggccaacgcgcaaaccAATGATGACCTCTCCAATGCATCTTCAGCTAAAGACAACATCGTTGGCGAAGCCTTCGaaaagaaattggaaaatttcctcaaaaacatACGCTCCAAAACGCTACAGACAAGCGAGCACGCTGAGCATGCGCATGCGCGTGTGCGTAAGCTTAGCAGCAGCAACGGTGCCCAAACGCGCACACCCACG GCCGTACGCAGTCTTCCCATCGCCTCGCAAGAGGAATACAAACGGTTAGTGCATCGCATGAAGATACTGGAAAGGCAAaagcaattaaagaaaatgcaaaacagcCTAATTGAGGATGCGGAAAAGTATACGAAAACCAAGAATGAAAATGCGAAGAATAATGTGCGCAACTTCGACGATGCCAAGGCACACAACAGCGCCTACGCTAATGTCGAAGTTACCAGCAGCGCCACACAGACCTGCAGTGAAGAGCCCAGCGCAGTTTCTGAAAAGTCCGTAGAAATACATTCCGAAAAATCCACGCCGAACAAAAGTTTAACCGTCACGCAGACGCCGCCAACCGCAACACCGCCTCAAAACCAACAGGCATTAACGGATAAGCTACGCTCCTGGGAAACTATTTACACCAGCATTAG TAATAATATCATAAGCAGACTGGACAAATCGCTGCAGCTGGTGAATGAAGCGAAGTCGGCGAAAATCGCCAAAATGCGTCATGAGCAGCGGCTGAAGGAGTTGCGTCACGAAATGGAGCAGACGCAACGGAAAATGAAAGAAGAACAAGTGAAAATAACACGCATACACCCACAAATATGCGCCAGCAACGAATTGATTGCGAAGTTGAAGCAGAAACGCGCCAAGGTGCTGGAAATGGCTGTGAAGTTGGGCAAGAGTGTTAAGGGCGATGATTATAG attaaataatgatttgaaaaatgaaatagcGCATAAAACAAAAGGATTGGCCACGCATATAAAACTTGTTAATTCAATCAGATATAGTGATCTAGATGTGTTAGACAAAATGCCGGCAGCCAAATCGCCGGACAATAGTACGAATACTGTGAATGCGCCACATAATCAAAACGCCTGTGATAAACTGGTCTCAAAGCAACCGCCACTAAGGGACCACGATAAAAGCAAAGCGTGTGAAGCGCATGAAAGTGCTGTGATAATATTGCCAACGCACGCAGCCAGCGAGACAAGAGCCGATGCTGAAGCCGAAGCACAGGTATACAAGCAAAGCAATGCCCAGGAAGCGATCGAAAGCTGTGATAAGCAGTGTGTAGTGGAGCCAGCGTCGAGCCTGGAAGCTGCTGCCACATGCATTGAGAAGGCGTTGGTGGAGGAAGAACAACCGACACCGTGTGCGAGCGGCAAAGAA GTGCTGGACGAGGACTGCGCGCCGGCGGCAGAGAGCATGACAACGTTGAAGACGGAAGTGGTGTTGCAGCAGGGACGCACACTGCGTGACTACGTGTCACCGCTGCAGCACTTGCGCAGCGAAAGTGG AAAATGGAACCCGAACGATATTATCTGTCCGTACGAGTTGATGGGCCAATGCGAGGACAAGGACTGCAGTTACAAGcatttgaaaatgtgcgcatag